From Staphylococcus delphini, one genomic window encodes:
- a CDS encoding YutD family protein — protein MIKVGNHYFELLTSYKDGFNEDDFIARYSEILDKYDFVVGDYGYDQLRLKGFYHDSYKKADFNKRFSTIQDYLYEYCNFGCAYFVVRRLSKAEVEQQLGHDAPIDATDKLKDVKIQPTIQD, from the coding sequence ATGATTAAAGTAGGAAACCATTATTTTGAATTATTAACGTCATATAAAGATGGGTTCAATGAAGATGATTTTATTGCGAGATATTCTGAAATTCTAGATAAATATGACTTTGTCGTTGGGGATTATGGTTACGATCAATTGAGATTAAAGGGCTTCTATCATGATTCCTATAAAAAAGCAGATTTTAACAAGCGCTTTTCAACGATACAAGATTATCTCTATGAATATTGTAATTTTGGATGTGCCTACTTTGTCGTACGTCGACTTTCAAAAGCAGAAGTCGAACAACAATTAGGACATGATGCGCCTATTGATGCAACAGATAAATTGAAGGATGTCAAAATACAACCGACAATACAAGATTAA
- a CDS encoding NAD(P)/FAD-dependent oxidoreductase — translation MKNLVLLGGGYGNMRIMSKILPDALPNDYNITLIDRMPYHGLKTEFYALAAGSKSDKEVRVNFPQHDRTHTVYGEITDIDLDNQIISVGQTKVDYDELVIGLGCEDKYHNVPGAKEHTYSIQTLHDARKTYHDISDLPTNATVGIVGAGLSGIELASALRESRSDLKIYLYDRGERILNQFPEKLSNYVKKWFDQHDVTVVPNSDIVKVEPGILYNKETKNEHDLIVWTAGIQPVEIVRNLPVDLSRSNRVMVNQYHQIPTYPNVYVVGDCANLPHAPSAQLAEEQADQIAMVLTTLWKGKSLPEKMPEIKIQGFLGSLGEKKGFAYLMDTTVTGRLASILKSGVLWLYKHHNG, via the coding sequence ATGAAGAATTTAGTATTGCTAGGCGGCGGTTATGGTAACATGCGCATTATGTCTAAAATTTTACCAGACGCGCTTCCAAATGATTATAATATTACGTTAATCGACCGGATGCCTTACCATGGGCTTAAAACAGAATTTTATGCATTAGCTGCTGGCTCTAAATCTGATAAAGAGGTACGTGTTAATTTCCCACAACATGACAGAACCCACACAGTATACGGAGAAATTACAGATATCGATTTAGACAATCAAATCATTTCTGTAGGTCAAACAAAAGTCGATTACGATGAACTAGTGATCGGTCTAGGCTGCGAAGATAAATACCACAATGTCCCAGGTGCTAAAGAACATACGTACAGCATCCAAACTTTACATGACGCTCGTAAAACTTATCACGACATTTCTGACCTTCCTACCAATGCAACTGTCGGTATTGTCGGTGCTGGTTTAAGCGGTATCGAACTTGCAAGTGCATTACGCGAAAGCCGTAGCGATTTGAAAATCTACTTATACGACCGCGGTGAGCGTATTTTAAATCAATTCCCTGAAAAATTAAGTAATTATGTTAAAAAATGGTTCGATCAACACGATGTCACAGTCGTGCCTAATTCGGATATCGTCAAAGTTGAACCCGGTATACTTTATAATAAAGAAACGAAAAATGAACACGACCTCATCGTCTGGACAGCGGGTATTCAACCTGTCGAAATCGTGCGCAATTTGCCAGTTGACTTAAGTCGTAGTAATCGCGTCATGGTAAACCAATATCACCAAATCCCAACGTATCCTAATGTATATGTTGTTGGAGACTGTGCGAACTTGCCACATGCACCGAGCGCGCAACTCGCTGAAGAACAAGCTGACCAAATCGCCATGGTGTTAACTACATTGTGGAAAGGCAAAAGTTTACCTGAAAAAATGCCTGAAATTAAAATTCAAGGTTTCTTAGGTTCTTTAGGTGAAAAGAAAGGTTTCGCTTACTTGATGGACACTACAGTGACTGGACGTTTGGCTTCCATCTTGAAATCAGGCGTACTTTGGTTGTATAAACATCATAACGGATAG
- a CDS encoding YuzB family protein: MNPIVEFCISNMARGSEVVYQTLENDPGVDVLDYGCLQNCGICSSGLYALVNGDIVEGDTPDDLLQNIYKHIEETWIF; this comes from the coding sequence ATGAATCCGATTGTCGAGTTTTGTATTTCTAATATGGCGAGAGGTTCAGAAGTTGTTTACCAAACTTTAGAAAATGATCCGGGCGTGGATGTTCTAGATTATGGTTGCCTTCAAAACTGTGGAATTTGTTCGTCGGGGCTTTATGCACTTGTGAATGGAGATATAGTCGAAGGTGATACGCCAGACGATTTATTGCAAAATATTTATAAGCATATAGAAGAAACGTGGATTTTTTAA
- a CDS encoding DUF3055 domain-containing protein — MIDMFLYDDMEPSQIRFVGFVGEHSRYDLVLIQTDRHYGKTLVLNTQTNKFGIIGTDDLEEEGYIAYILGVSEEEGDEITAYLHEVIQ; from the coding sequence ATGATAGATATGTTTTTATATGATGATATGGAACCTTCTCAAATTCGTTTTGTTGGCTTTGTTGGTGAACATAGTCGTTATGATTTGGTGTTGATTCAAACGGATCGTCATTATGGTAAGACGTTAGTGTTGAACACGCAGACGAATAAGTTTGGGATTATTGGGACGGATGATTTAGAGGAAGAAGGTTATATTGCTTATATTTTGGGTGTGAGTGAAGAAGAAGGCGATGAGATTACGGCTTATTTGCATGAAGTGATTCAGTAG
- a CDS encoding 2-hydroxyacid dehydrogenase, with protein sequence MEKILVTRRIPQKFVERLETLGEVEMWDHELTPMPREKFLAAVQDKTAILVTLSEKIDATLFEAAPNLKIVANMAVGYDNIDLQAAAQHEVEISNTPHVLTETTAELGFALMMATSRRIVEAEKYVQDGKWESWGPYLLAGKDIYHSKVGIFGMGEIGRAFARRLKGFHADILYHNRSRNIQAEQELGAFYTSFDQLIKESDFIICTAPSTPDTQNKFNKEVFKNMRNDAIFINIGRGDLVVEEDLVEAIETGEIAGCGLDVVRDEPIRTDHPLLQYPNVIVTPHIGSATVLTRDQMIQTCLLNIKDVLEGQKPRNQVKVD encoded by the coding sequence ATGGAAAAAATTTTAGTAACGCGACGTATTCCACAGAAATTTGTAGAGCGTCTTGAAACTTTAGGCGAAGTTGAAATGTGGGATCATGAATTGACACCTATGCCACGCGAGAAATTTTTAGCAGCAGTCCAAGATAAAACAGCAATCCTTGTCACGTTGAGTGAGAAAATCGATGCCACTTTATTTGAAGCGGCGCCGAATTTGAAAATTGTCGCAAATATGGCTGTAGGTTATGACAATATTGATTTACAAGCAGCAGCCCAACATGAAGTCGAGATTTCAAACACACCGCATGTGCTTACTGAAACAACAGCTGAATTAGGCTTCGCGCTCATGATGGCAACGTCCCGACGTATCGTAGAAGCAGAAAAATATGTACAAGATGGTAAATGGGAAAGTTGGGGGCCTTATTTGTTAGCGGGCAAAGATATTTATCATTCAAAAGTTGGTATTTTTGGAATGGGTGAGATTGGCCGTGCCTTTGCGCGTCGTTTAAAAGGCTTCCACGCTGACATCTTGTATCACAACCGTTCGCGAAATATTCAAGCTGAACAAGAACTAGGTGCATTTTACACATCTTTTGATCAATTGATTAAAGAAAGTGATTTTATTATTTGTACCGCACCGTCTACACCTGATACGCAAAATAAATTCAATAAAGAAGTATTCAAAAACATGCGTAATGATGCGATTTTCATTAATATCGGCCGTGGGGATTTAGTCGTTGAAGAAGATCTCGTTGAAGCGATTGAAACAGGAGAAATTGCAGGCTGTGGCTTAGATGTCGTGCGCGATGAACCGATTCGTACAGATCATCCGTTACTGCAATATCCGAACGTCATTGTGACACCACATATCGGTAGTGCGACAGTACTCACACGTGACCAAATGATCCAAACGTGTTTATTAAATATTAAAGACGTTTTAGAAGGTCAAAAACCACGCAATCAAGTGAAGGTGGATTAA
- a CDS encoding NifU family protein, whose product MPTENATMYDQVAEVIEKLRPFLLRDGGDCELVDVEDGIVKLQLLGACGTCPSSTITLKAGIERALVEEVPGVVEVEQVF is encoded by the coding sequence ATGCCAACTGAAAATGCTACAATGTACGATCAAGTTGCAGAAGTCATTGAGAAATTACGCCCGTTCTTATTACGTGACGGTGGCGACTGTGAACTTGTCGACGTGGAAGATGGTATTGTAAAACTTCAATTACTCGGTGCTTGTGGAACATGCCCTAGTAGTACAATTACTTTAAAAGCTGGTATAGAACGTGCATTAGTAGAAGAAGTGCCAGGTGTTGTCGAGGTCGAACAAGTATTCTAA
- a CDS encoding DUF86 domain-containing protein: MYFVDKTQLETKLKYLKQLTEDYEAVKSNHYAFERVAQMLIESSVDIGNMIIDAFILRDPGNYKDVIDILELEGAISKETQHALHQTIDVRRQFVHYYDTLDTAQLIPLFDQTVPFYEHFIEEVLQFLENENVPVTAFGKGAQ; the protein is encoded by the coding sequence GTGTATTTTGTTGATAAAACGCAATTAGAAACGAAATTAAAATATTTAAAACAACTCACTGAAGATTATGAGGCGGTAAAATCAAATCATTACGCATTTGAACGTGTCGCACAAATGTTAATTGAGTCCTCGGTCGATATCGGCAACATGATTATCGATGCCTTCATTTTGAGAGACCCAGGCAATTATAAAGATGTCATTGATATTTTAGAGCTTGAGGGTGCTATTTCTAAAGAGACCCAACACGCTTTACACCAAACGATTGATGTGCGCCGTCAGTTCGTGCACTATTACGATACATTAGATACAGCGCAGTTAATCCCATTATTTGATCAAACAGTTCCATTTTATGAGCATTTTATTGAGGAAGTTTTACAGTTTTTAGAAAATGAAAATGTCCCTGTAACAGCATTTGGAAAAGGAGCGCAATAA
- a CDS encoding YuzD family protein, with amino-acid sequence MEKVSVVVYGAEVVCASCVNAPSSENTYDWLKTLLPRKYPNIDFEYTYIDIMGSQDNLSDHDMQFIEQIQEDELFYPLVTMNDEYVADGYVQLKPIKRFIERNFEVSAE; translated from the coding sequence ATGGAAAAAGTAAGCGTCGTTGTTTATGGTGCAGAAGTCGTTTGTGCAAGTTGCGTGAATGCGCCAAGTTCGGAAAACACGTATGATTGGTTGAAAACATTATTACCACGCAAATATCCAAACATCGATTTTGAATATACGTATATTGATATTATGGGGTCACAAGATAATTTGTCAGATCATGATATGCAGTTTATTGAACAAATTCAAGAGGATGAGTTATTTTATCCACTAGTGACGATGAACGATGAATATGTGGCAGATGGTTATGTTCAATTGAAGCCAATTAAACGTTTTATTGAACGTAACTTTGAAGTATCTGCAGAATAG
- a CDS encoding TIGR01457 family HAD-type hydrolase, translated as MKAYKGYLIDLDGTMYKGNQKIEGASEFIDYLNENQIPHLYVTNNSTKAPVDVVEKLTTMAIDAKPQEVITSAMATADYIHGEKPGATVFMIGGSGLATALEEAGLQLKNDIDVDYVVVGLDEAITYEKLTTATLAVQNGATFISTNPDPSIPKEQGFLPGNGSLTSVVTVSSKQQPIFIGKPETPIMDKSLEVLQLNKDEVAMIGDLYDTDIMAGINFGIDTIHVQTGVTSKEEVMQRDVPPTYSVKDLNELREQLIKGE; from the coding sequence ATGAAAGCATACAAAGGCTATTTAATCGACTTGGATGGAACGATGTATAAAGGTAATCAAAAAATTGAAGGTGCATCTGAATTTATTGATTACTTAAATGAAAATCAAATTCCACATTTATATGTGACGAATAACTCAACGAAAGCACCAGTCGATGTTGTGGAAAAATTAACGACGATGGCCATTGACGCAAAGCCACAAGAAGTCATTACGTCAGCTATGGCAACAGCAGATTATATCCATGGTGAAAAACCAGGTGCCACAGTCTTTATGATTGGAGGCTCTGGATTAGCGACAGCATTAGAAGAGGCGGGCTTACAACTTAAAAATGACATCGATGTCGATTATGTCGTAGTAGGTTTGGACGAAGCGATTACTTATGAAAAATTAACGACAGCCACGTTAGCAGTTCAAAACGGTGCGACATTTATTTCTACCAATCCAGATCCATCGATTCCGAAAGAACAAGGCTTTTTACCAGGCAACGGTTCTTTGACAAGTGTTGTAACGGTATCATCTAAACAACAACCGATCTTTATTGGTAAACCTGAAACACCGATTATGGATAAATCGCTCGAAGTGCTACAACTGAACAAAGATGAAGTGGCGATGATTGGTGACTTGTACGACACGGATATTATGGCAGGCATTAACTTCGGCATCGATACGATTCATGTTCAAACAGGTGTGACGTCGAAAGAAGAAGTGATGCAACGTGACGTACCGCCGACTTATAGTGTGAAAGATTTGAATGAGTTACGTGAACAATTAATCAAAGGCGAGTGA